A region of Etheostoma cragini isolate CJK2018 chromosome 24, CSU_Ecrag_1.0, whole genome shotgun sequence DNA encodes the following proteins:
- the LOC117939235 gene encoding nck-associated protein 5-like isoform X8 gives MEETVRSLLQNQGVGEQTAVDTVDIMKAYKDKLSEEVRKQYDGPEGNGSPSLIQTEPDLGRPPNADPDASQAEEDTDKSRPLLDRLKALEEKNSALASENESQREQYERCLDEVANQVVQALLTQKDLREECLKLRTRVFDLEQQNRALGVLFQQRIKPASDLLLQKLHSRILDISAADLLLETERSKAFLLSRNTDSPSSEIQLNGKAGLPVTKCLSQLSLTAPAPVYPRSSCSSSELSLSSACSEFSSGSYTWNDGRSCGKMSSLTWEKRLSLGSSAPSNICAALEEQLPTRRKESNILEGLRKLQRRKHRSSSASSKVSKSGDKDCMNSNEGIYSLGIKSGSKVVFKPTHVGRTAAVGGKKFSYDSDDADDELAHSRRGDNIPTKDSWLYCRRLSRSISDSLCSWEGIQDSGGGGDGSSGPGATKQPSGCYSKERPEKLMSFINSFLPEGGRTTAFSKPSFLHFNPSYHLSDPDDPEELNSESCEIGTSFSQPSEQDSKRMSRDAAKQLAQQCLRREQGRTQSADGRPRPFSLIKEPKGANCTQSEESILAIFDSEGQPIELCAQKLTAGSGPRNDIQSSKVVADYTDLVPRERPTRQKAENARNYSILESPEKPSEYQIRSSKTSNSREGSAERLSMQLTPQRKLIKPPSNRPNKGHSILPMNDSAGSKSSGSKIPGRNKPSGSPLGLPKGSSFDPSNNENSGPSGQEKSPSSPAVKLSRFIKTPGICLQSPKTVNSKLPSRTEWSKGSSSGSPHLSRRPLEYADKGEQPTRDKHCETTKNKLRSPSPPPPPGRTTSLLIRPNYEGSPQAHKTWVAQTSTPTTVRGPPPSYHTSLLPNMQTTLPIKDKDCLDLDAGYGTALAPQKLVEKTSQHLQKSPAMTPTKGTSKRMTSKDYLPSANSGCAPETEKSPRSSKNVPPPYSALRGSSLQNAFANKIGSTHENVHQTVQKTSVSLPISLQDNPQGKTEQQNSKAVVSPPSLVMLSPNTAEKASKTRIPMGFKPFFKSPPSHKNSPSIPGKQEKDHINSVSKETVTSNASTQCDSLKPVYSIESPPKMSITEGNGAVKCRLKEEDVHAAVLAEEGGVCDKGKSSSELFSRSTSVTNKSHLKPALGMNGAKARSQSFSTNYIEKPNINVLDGPGKIRTQIITNSGERGNTLSRQSSLEVPSVSLVESPIHSPRTRLSHYGGMTGSNSHNILPERTVKSGSKAERSHVKEARSLPISDRIGLNNICKPAKVASHPQFQPPSSCVLSSEKPVRETEGIATTLNEPDFSREVQIQTDSTVTEEKKISPTVCTIEEKVMMGIEENLQKCQEQEKVAASETKQKTGPSLANWFGLRKSKLPALGVKKADSPKGKEEKKESKIGSVLGGKHMKSDKRKDKKKNDNQQRDSQEVQNLSEMNNKLSSIMDHCNNQMGQIASQIQCTTAFIAKDQFVKEILGRTAVKGNCVAASPPGMSTPRRHSAMKGDMEICPDTATLVMTQKINLRAENEEGRIPDTACQDHMLGSSCQMRTLDSGIGTFPLPDSVTRASGRHIPKSESSPDGVTACSSDLDREPPSSYPDPSQPNVKVPSLPKTCLHAPASMGHSLSESSVTCCNNTQDTQSRLPKLAASDAIRTKRLSLCAPHSNIFTEDKKKESERKMKAHDHDMTGEKALQVSTHSGSSSDTETEAEGTGSSPQRTLISRSKRDSVNQNEETLKRSSMEKSLLIMDYYQHDTYSHLEKDSRRISQYNLLHKESSLDGKARDRLSEEIPMEKMPVSAQSDSLDFSLESLNHLNHSSSSSSSLYPDTSLGSRRVDCHADAGKSREDCCKGDEPSSSSISSKPGADPVGSLSDSLYDSFSSCTSQGSNEV, from the exons ATGGAAGAGACGGTGCGGTCGCTGCTGCAGAATCAGGGCGTTGGGGAGCAGACTGCTGTGGACACGGTGGACATCATGAAGGCCTACAAG GATAAACTCTCAGAGGAAGTGCGTAAACAGTATGATGGCCCCGAAGGGAATGGCTCTCCGTCGTTGATTCAAACGGAGCCAGACCTGGGGCGGCCACCGAACGCTGATCCCGATGCCAGCCAAGCAGAAGAGGACACAGACAAATCCAGACCTCTTCTAGATCGCCTCAAGGCCCTGGAG GAGAAGAATTCTGCCTTGGCCTCGGAGAACGAGAGCCAGAGGGAACAGTATGAACGCTGTCTGGATGAG GTTGCAAATCAAGTTGTGCAGGCGCTTCTCACCCAGAAG GATCTGAGAGAGGAATGTCTGAAGCTGCGAACGCGGGTTTTTGACCTCGAACAGCAGAATAGGGCGCTGGGTGTTTTGTTCCAGCAGCGGATCAAGCCCGCCTCGGACCTGCTTCTCCAG AAACTCCACTCTCGGATCTTGGATATATCTGCGGCAGATTTGCTtctggagacagagagaagcaaGGCCTTCTTGCTCTCCAGAAACACAGACTCTCCCTCCAGT GAGATTCAGTTGAATGGAAAGGCAGGTCTCCCTGTGACGAAGTGTCTTAGCCAGCTGAGTCTGACAGCACCAGCGCCTGTTTATCCACGCAGCAGCTGTAGCAGTAGTGAGTTGTCCCTGTCAAGTGCGTGCAGTGAATTCTCCAGCGGCTCCTACACCTGGAATGATGGACGCTCCTGTGGGAAAATG TCATCTCTGACCTGGGAAAAGAGGCTGAGTTTGGGTTCATCAGCCCCGAGTAATATCTGCGCCGCCCTAGAGGAGCAGCTCCCCACAAGGCGCAAGGAGAGCAACATACTCGAGGGACTGAGAAAGCTCCAGAGGAGGAAACACAGGAGCTCTTCTGCTTCATCCAAGGTCTCCAAGTCAGGCGACAAAGACTGCATGAACTCCAACGAGGGCATCTATTCGTTGGGTATTAAGAGTGGCAGTAAAGTGGTTTTCAAGCCTACCCATGTGGGTAGAACTGCAGCCGTTGGGGGCAAGAAGTTCTCTTATGATTCAGATGATGCAGATGATGAATTGGCACATTCCAGGCGAGGAGATAACATTCCCACCAAAGACAGTTGGCTGTACTGTAGGAGGCTCTCCCGTAGCATTTCAGACAGTTTGTGTAGCTGGGAGGGGATACAGGacagtggaggtggaggtgacGGTAGCTCAGGACCCGGGGCTACAAAACAACCTTCTGGTTGTTACTCAAAAGAGCGTCCTGAGAAACTCATGAGTTTCATTAACAGTTTTCTTCCTGAGGGAGGGCGGACAACAGCTTTTAGTAAACCATCCTTCCTACACTTCAACCCCTCTTATCACCTCTCTGACCCTGATGATCCAGAGGAACTCAACTCTGAGTCTTGTGAAATCGGAACATCCTTTAGCCAGCCATCGGAGCAAGACTCCAAGAGAATGTCAAGAGATGCTGCCAAGCAGCTCGCACAACAGTGCTTGCGTAGAGAGCAGGGACGCACCCAGTCTGCAGATGGGAGGCCCAGACCTTTCAGCCTAATTAAGGAGCCCAAAGGGGCCAATTGTACTCAGTCTGAAGAGAGCATTTTGGCAATATTCGATTCAGAAGGACAGCCTATTGAACTTTGTGCTCAGAAGCTCACAGCAGGTTCTGGGCCTCGAAATGACATACAAAGTAGTAAGGTAGTTGCCGATTACACAGACCTAGTGCCCCGAGAGAGGCCAACAAGgcagaaagcagaaaatgcaagAAACTACAGCATTCTTGAATCTCCAGAAAAGCCATCTGAATATCAAATTAGATCTAGCAAAACAAGCAATAGCAGGGAGGGCAGTGCAGAGAGGCTTTCAATGCAGCTGACTCCACAAAGGAAACTGATCAAACCACCAAGCAACCGACCCAATAAAGGCCATTCCATACTACCAATGAATGATTCTGCTGGTTCCAAGTCTAGTGGTTCAAAGATACCCGGCCGGAACAAACCTTCAGGATCCCCACTGGGATTGCCTAAGGGCTCTTCCTTTGACCCAAGTAACAATGAAAACTCAGGACCCTCTGGTCAGGAGAAATCCCCCTCCTCTCCTGCAGTTAAACTGTCCAGGTTCATAAAGACACCAGGAATCTGCTTACAGAGCCCAAAGACGGTAAACTCCAAGCTCCCCAGCAGGACCGAATGGAGTAAAGGCTCCTCCTCTGGTTCCCCGCACCTCTCAAGGAGGCCCCTGGAGTATGCTGACAAGGGTGAACAGCCAACCAGGGACAAACACTGTGAAACCACCAAAAACAAACTCAGGTCcccttctcctccccctcccccggGCCGCACCACCTCCTTACTGATTAGACCAAATTACGAAGGGTCGCCTCAAGCACATAAAACATGGGTGGCTCAAACATCCACACCAACCACTGTGAGGGGCCCTCCCCCAAGTTACCACACCTCACTTTTACCAAATATGCAAACTACGCTACCCATCAAGGATAAAGACTGTTTAGACTTGGATGCAGGCTACGGGACTGCACTTGCACCTCAAAAACTGGTTGAGAAAACCAGTCAGCACCTTCAAAAGTCCCCTGCCATGACACCTACTAAAGGCACTTCCAAGAGGATGACCTCGAAAGACTACCTCCCTTCTGCAAACTCAGGGTGTGCTCCAGAAACTGAAAAATCACCTAGAAGCTCAAAGAATGTCCCTCCTCCCTACAGTGCCCTCAGAGGGTCCTCACTTCAGAACGCATTTGCAAATAAAATAGGATCAACCCATGAAAATGTCCATCAGACAGTGCAGAAGACCTCTGTTAGTTTACCTATATCGCTTCAGGACAACCCTCAAGGTAAAACCGAACAACAAAATAGTAAAGCTGTTGTCAGCCCACCCAGCTTGGTCATGCTTTCCCCCAACACAGCAGAAAAAGCCTCAAAGACTCGCATCCCAATGGggtttaaacctttttttaaatctccacCCAGTCATAAAAATAGTCCCTCTATACCAGGCAAGCAAGAGAAAGATCATATCAACTCAGTCTCTAAGGAGACTGTGACGTCAAATGCTTCTACCCAATGTGACAGCTTGAAGCCAGTGTACAGTATTGAGTCCCCTCCCAAGATGTCCATTACAGAGGGGAACGGTGCGGTCAAGTGTAGGTTAAAGGAAGAAGACGTGCATGCTGCTGTGTTAGCAGAGGAGGGGGGCGTTTGCGATAAAGGGAAAAGCAGTAGTGAACTTTTCTCTAGATCAACATCTGTTACCAACAAATCTCATCTAAAGCCGGCCTTGGGCATGAATGGGGCCAAAGCCCGTAGCCAGAGTTTCAGCACCAACTACATTGAGAAACCCAACATCAATGTTCTCGATGGACCTGGTAAAATCCGAACTCAGATCATCACCAACTCTGGGGAAAGGGGAAACACTTTGTCAAGGCAGAGTTCCTTGGAGGTACCAAGTGTTAGCTTAGTGGAAAGCCCTATTCATTCCCCCAGGACAAGGCTTAGCCACTACGGAGGCATGACAGGGTCGAATAGTCACAACATCCTCCCTGAGAGAACTGTTAAATCAGGCTCCAAAGCTGAGAGATCCCATGTTAAAGAGGCACGTAGCTTACCCATCAGTGATAGGATTGGTTTGAACAACATTTGTAAGCCAGCAAAAGTTGCCTCTCATCCACAGTTTCAGCCTCCTTCCTCTTGTGTCCTTAGCTCAGAAAAGCCAGTGCGAGAGACAGAAGGCATAGCAACCACCCTGAATGAGCCAGACTTTAGCAGGGAAGTCCAAATCCAGACAGACTCTACGGttacagaggagaaaaaaatcagCCCAACAGTCTGCACTATTGAAGAGAAAGTCATGATGGGAATCGAAGAGAATTTGCAGAAATGTCAAGAACAGGAGAAGGTCGCTGCCAGCGAGACCAAACAGAAAACGGGCCCCTCTCTGGCAAACTGGTTCGGCCTCCGTAAGAGCAAACTTCCAGCTCTGGGCGTTAAGAAAGCAGACTCCCCCAAgggaaaagaggagaagaaggagtCGAAGATCGGATCAGTGCTTGGAGGCAAACATATGAAGTCTGACAAGAGGAAGgataagaagaaaaatgataaccagcagagagacagtcagGAAGTGCAGAATCTGTCTGAGATGAACAACAAGCTGAGCTCCATCATGGACCACTGCAACAATCAGATGGGTCAGATTGCCAGTCAGATCCAGTGTACAACAGCCTTTATCGCCAAAGACCAGTTTGTAAAAGAGATTCTTGGCAG GACTGCTGTGAAGGGCAACTGTGTGGCTGCATCGCCACCGGGGATGTCCACACCCAGGAGACACAGCGCAATGAAGGGAGATATGGAGATCTGTCCAGATACTGCT ACCCTTGTAATGACTCAGAAGATCAACCTGAGGGCTGAAAATGAGGAGGGACGCATCCCAGACACAGCTTGTCAAGACCACATGCTAG GCTCTAGCTGTCAGATGAGAACCTTGGACAGCGGGATCGGCACCTTCCCTCTCCCCGATTCCGTCACCCGGGCCAGCGGTCGCCACATCCCCAAATCTGAATCCAGCCCCGATGGGGTGACCGCTTGCTCCTCTGATCTTGATCGGGAGCCTCCCTCTTCTTACCCAGACCCCTCACAACCTAACGTGAAAGTGCCTTCCCTCCCAAAAACCTGCCTGCATGCCCCTGCCAGCATGGGTCACTCCCTGTCGGAGTCCAGTGTAACCTGCTGCAACAACACACAAGACACCCAGAGCCGCCTACCCAAATTAGCAGCATCAG ATGCAATCAGGACAAAGAGGTTAAGTCTTTGTGCTCCCCACAGCAACATCTTCACAGAggacaaaaagaaggaaagtgaGAGGAAGATGAAAGCCCATGACCATGATATGACCGGG GAAAAAGCTCTGCAAGTGTCCACACACTCGGGGAGTAGCAGCGACACCGAGACTGAAGCCGAGGGAACCGGAAGCTCACCCCAAAGGACCCTGATCAGCAGATCTAAGAGGGACTCAG TCAACCAGAATGAGGAGACCTTGAAGCGAAGCAGTATGGAGAAATCCTTGTTGATCATGGACTACTACCAGCATGATACATACTCACATCTGGAAAAGGACAGCAGGAGGATTTCTCAGTACAACCTGTTGCACAAGGAGTCATCCCTGGATGGTAAAGCAAGAGACAGGCTCAGT GAGGAGATTCCCATGGAGAAGATGCCCGTCAGTGCCCAGTCCGACTCTCTCGACTTCTCTTTGGAGTCCCTGAACCACCTgaaccacagcagctccagcagcagcagcctgtacCCAGACACGAGCTTAGGCAGCCGCAGAGTAGACTGCCACGCCGACGCAGGAAAGAGCAGGGAGGACTGCTGCAAGGGGGACGAGCCCTCCTCCTCCAGTATCTCTAGCAAGCCTGGGGCGGATCCGGTGGGCTCCCTCAGCGACTCGCTGTACGACAGCTTCTCCTCCTGCACCAGTCAGGGCTCCAACGAAGTGTAG
- the LOC117939235 gene encoding nck-associated protein 5-like isoform X5: MAYFSLETHISEKVSGSLYGAVRAECWVCIRMSLPMELRDIYTVFLAFFRRNHGVKNEWKPKMRMEETVRSLLQNQGVGEQTAVDTVDIMKAYKDKLSEEVRKQYDGPEGNGSPSLIQTEPDLGRPPNADPDASQAEEDTDKSRPLLDRLKALEEKNSALASENESQREQYERCLDEVANQVVQALLTQKDLREECLKLRTRVFDLEQQNRALGVLFQQRIKPASDLLLQKLHSRILDISAADLLLETERSKAFLLSRNTDSPSSEIQLNGKAGLPVTKCLSQLSLTAPAPVYPRSSCSSSELSLSSACSEFSSGSYTWNDGRSCGKMSSLTWEKRLSLGSSAPSNICAALEEQLPTRRKESNILEGLRKLQRRKHRSSSASSKVSKSGDKDCMNSNEGIYSLGIKSGSKVVFKPTHVGRTAAVGGKKFSYDSDDADDELAHSRRGDNIPTKDSWLYCRRLSRSISDSLCSWEGIQDSGGGGDGSSGPGATKQPSGCYSKERPEKLMSFINSFLPEGGRTTAFSKPSFLHFNPSYHLSDPDDPEELNSESCEIGTSFSQPSEQDSKRMSRDAAKQLAQQCLRREQGRTQSADGRPRPFSLIKEPKGANCTQSEESILAIFDSEGQPIELCAQKLTAGSGPRNDIQSSKVVADYTDLVPRERPTRQKAENARNYSILESPEKPSEYQIRSSKTSNSREGSAERLSMQLTPQRKLIKPPSNRPNKGHSILPMNDSAGSKSSGSKIPGRNKPSGSPLGLPKGSSFDPSNNENSGPSGQEKSPSSPAVKLSRFIKTPGICLQSPKTVNSKLPSRTEWSKGSSSGSPHLSRRPLEYADKGEQPTRDKHCETTKNKLRSPSPPPPPGRTTSLLIRPNYEGSPQAHKTWVAQTSTPTTVRGPPPSYHTSLLPNMQTTLPIKDKDCLDLDAGYGTALAPQKLVEKTSQHLQKSPAMTPTKGTSKRMTSKDYLPSANSGCAPETEKSPRSSKNVPPPYSALRGSSLQNAFANKIGSTHENVHQTVQKTSVSLPISLQDNPQGKTEQQNSKAVVSPPSLVMLSPNTAEKASKTRIPMGFKPFFKSPPSHKNSPSIPGKQEKDHINSVSKETVTSNASTQCDSLKPVYSIESPPKMSITEGNGAVKCRLKEEDVHAAVLAEEGGVCDKGKSSSELFSRSTSVTNKSHLKPALGMNGAKARSQSFSTNYIEKPNINVLDGPGKIRTQIITNSGERGNTLSRQSSLEVPSVSLVESPIHSPRTRLSHYGGMTGSNSHNILPERTVKSGSKAERSHVKEARSLPISDRIGLNNICKPAKVASHPQFQPPSSCVLSSEKPVRETEGIATTLNEPDFSREVQIQTDSTVTEEKKISPTVCTIEEKVMMGIEENLQKCQEQEKVAASETKQKTGPSLANWFGLRKSKLPALGVKKADSPKGKEEKKESKIGSVLGGKHMKSDKRKDKKKNDNQQRDSQEVQNLSEMNNKLSSIMDHCNNQMGQIASQIQCTTAFIAKDQFVKEILGRTAVKGNCVAASPPGMSTPRRHSAMKGDMEICPDTATLVMTQKINLRAENEEGRIPDTACQDHMLGSSCQMRTLDSGIGTFPLPDSVTRASGRHIPKSESSPDGVTACSSDLDREPPSSYPDPSQPNVKVPSLPKTCLHAPASMGHSLSESSVTCCNNTQDTQSRLPKLAASDAIRTKRLSLCAPHSNIFTEDKKKESERKMKAHDHDMTGEKALQVSTHSGSSSDTETEAEGTGSSPQRTLISRSKRDSVNQNEETLKRSSMEKSLLIMDYYQHDTYSHLEKDSRRISQYNLLHKESSLDGKARDRLSEEIPMEKMPVSAQSDSLDFSLESLNHLNHSSSSSSSLYPDTSLGSRRVDCHADAGKSREDCCKGDEPSSSSISSKPGADPVGSLSDSLYDSFSSCTSQGSNEV, translated from the exons GATGGAAGAGACGGTGCGGTCGCTGCTGCAGAATCAGGGCGTTGGGGAGCAGACTGCTGTGGACACGGTGGACATCATGAAGGCCTACAAG GATAAACTCTCAGAGGAAGTGCGTAAACAGTATGATGGCCCCGAAGGGAATGGCTCTCCGTCGTTGATTCAAACGGAGCCAGACCTGGGGCGGCCACCGAACGCTGATCCCGATGCCAGCCAAGCAGAAGAGGACACAGACAAATCCAGACCTCTTCTAGATCGCCTCAAGGCCCTGGAG GAGAAGAATTCTGCCTTGGCCTCGGAGAACGAGAGCCAGAGGGAACAGTATGAACGCTGTCTGGATGAG GTTGCAAATCAAGTTGTGCAGGCGCTTCTCACCCAGAAG GATCTGAGAGAGGAATGTCTGAAGCTGCGAACGCGGGTTTTTGACCTCGAACAGCAGAATAGGGCGCTGGGTGTTTTGTTCCAGCAGCGGATCAAGCCCGCCTCGGACCTGCTTCTCCAG AAACTCCACTCTCGGATCTTGGATATATCTGCGGCAGATTTGCTtctggagacagagagaagcaaGGCCTTCTTGCTCTCCAGAAACACAGACTCTCCCTCCAGT GAGATTCAGTTGAATGGAAAGGCAGGTCTCCCTGTGACGAAGTGTCTTAGCCAGCTGAGTCTGACAGCACCAGCGCCTGTTTATCCACGCAGCAGCTGTAGCAGTAGTGAGTTGTCCCTGTCAAGTGCGTGCAGTGAATTCTCCAGCGGCTCCTACACCTGGAATGATGGACGCTCCTGTGGGAAAATG TCATCTCTGACCTGGGAAAAGAGGCTGAGTTTGGGTTCATCAGCCCCGAGTAATATCTGCGCCGCCCTAGAGGAGCAGCTCCCCACAAGGCGCAAGGAGAGCAACATACTCGAGGGACTGAGAAAGCTCCAGAGGAGGAAACACAGGAGCTCTTCTGCTTCATCCAAGGTCTCCAAGTCAGGCGACAAAGACTGCATGAACTCCAACGAGGGCATCTATTCGTTGGGTATTAAGAGTGGCAGTAAAGTGGTTTTCAAGCCTACCCATGTGGGTAGAACTGCAGCCGTTGGGGGCAAGAAGTTCTCTTATGATTCAGATGATGCAGATGATGAATTGGCACATTCCAGGCGAGGAGATAACATTCCCACCAAAGACAGTTGGCTGTACTGTAGGAGGCTCTCCCGTAGCATTTCAGACAGTTTGTGTAGCTGGGAGGGGATACAGGacagtggaggtggaggtgacGGTAGCTCAGGACCCGGGGCTACAAAACAACCTTCTGGTTGTTACTCAAAAGAGCGTCCTGAGAAACTCATGAGTTTCATTAACAGTTTTCTTCCTGAGGGAGGGCGGACAACAGCTTTTAGTAAACCATCCTTCCTACACTTCAACCCCTCTTATCACCTCTCTGACCCTGATGATCCAGAGGAACTCAACTCTGAGTCTTGTGAAATCGGAACATCCTTTAGCCAGCCATCGGAGCAAGACTCCAAGAGAATGTCAAGAGATGCTGCCAAGCAGCTCGCACAACAGTGCTTGCGTAGAGAGCAGGGACGCACCCAGTCTGCAGATGGGAGGCCCAGACCTTTCAGCCTAATTAAGGAGCCCAAAGGGGCCAATTGTACTCAGTCTGAAGAGAGCATTTTGGCAATATTCGATTCAGAAGGACAGCCTATTGAACTTTGTGCTCAGAAGCTCACAGCAGGTTCTGGGCCTCGAAATGACATACAAAGTAGTAAGGTAGTTGCCGATTACACAGACCTAGTGCCCCGAGAGAGGCCAACAAGgcagaaagcagaaaatgcaagAAACTACAGCATTCTTGAATCTCCAGAAAAGCCATCTGAATATCAAATTAGATCTAGCAAAACAAGCAATAGCAGGGAGGGCAGTGCAGAGAGGCTTTCAATGCAGCTGACTCCACAAAGGAAACTGATCAAACCACCAAGCAACCGACCCAATAAAGGCCATTCCATACTACCAATGAATGATTCTGCTGGTTCCAAGTCTAGTGGTTCAAAGATACCCGGCCGGAACAAACCTTCAGGATCCCCACTGGGATTGCCTAAGGGCTCTTCCTTTGACCCAAGTAACAATGAAAACTCAGGACCCTCTGGTCAGGAGAAATCCCCCTCCTCTCCTGCAGTTAAACTGTCCAGGTTCATAAAGACACCAGGAATCTGCTTACAGAGCCCAAAGACGGTAAACTCCAAGCTCCCCAGCAGGACCGAATGGAGTAAAGGCTCCTCCTCTGGTTCCCCGCACCTCTCAAGGAGGCCCCTGGAGTATGCTGACAAGGGTGAACAGCCAACCAGGGACAAACACTGTGAAACCACCAAAAACAAACTCAGGTCcccttctcctccccctcccccggGCCGCACCACCTCCTTACTGATTAGACCAAATTACGAAGGGTCGCCTCAAGCACATAAAACATGGGTGGCTCAAACATCCACACCAACCACTGTGAGGGGCCCTCCCCCAAGTTACCACACCTCACTTTTACCAAATATGCAAACTACGCTACCCATCAAGGATAAAGACTGTTTAGACTTGGATGCAGGCTACGGGACTGCACTTGCACCTCAAAAACTGGTTGAGAAAACCAGTCAGCACCTTCAAAAGTCCCCTGCCATGACACCTACTAAAGGCACTTCCAAGAGGATGACCTCGAAAGACTACCTCCCTTCTGCAAACTCAGGGTGTGCTCCAGAAACTGAAAAATCACCTAGAAGCTCAAAGAATGTCCCTCCTCCCTACAGTGCCCTCAGAGGGTCCTCACTTCAGAACGCATTTGCAAATAAAATAGGATCAACCCATGAAAATGTCCATCAGACAGTGCAGAAGACCTCTGTTAGTTTACCTATATCGCTTCAGGACAACCCTCAAGGTAAAACCGAACAACAAAATAGTAAAGCTGTTGTCAGCCCACCCAGCTTGGTCATGCTTTCCCCCAACACAGCAGAAAAAGCCTCAAAGACTCGCATCCCAATGGggtttaaacctttttttaaatctccacCCAGTCATAAAAATAGTCCCTCTATACCAGGCAAGCAAGAGAAAGATCATATCAACTCAGTCTCTAAGGAGACTGTGACGTCAAATGCTTCTACCCAATGTGACAGCTTGAAGCCAGTGTACAGTATTGAGTCCCCTCCCAAGATGTCCATTACAGAGGGGAACGGTGCGGTCAAGTGTAGGTTAAAGGAAGAAGACGTGCATGCTGCTGTGTTAGCAGAGGAGGGGGGCGTTTGCGATAAAGGGAAAAGCAGTAGTGAACTTTTCTCTAGATCAACATCTGTTACCAACAAATCTCATCTAAAGCCGGCCTTGGGCATGAATGGGGCCAAAGCCCGTAGCCAGAGTTTCAGCACCAACTACATTGAGAAACCCAACATCAATGTTCTCGATGGACCTGGTAAAATCCGAACTCAGATCATCACCAACTCTGGGGAAAGGGGAAACACTTTGTCAAGGCAGAGTTCCTTGGAGGTACCAAGTGTTAGCTTAGTGGAAAGCCCTATTCATTCCCCCAGGACAAGGCTTAGCCACTACGGAGGCATGACAGGGTCGAATAGTCACAACATCCTCCCTGAGAGAACTGTTAAATCAGGCTCCAAAGCTGAGAGATCCCATGTTAAAGAGGCACGTAGCTTACCCATCAGTGATAGGATTGGTTTGAACAACATTTGTAAGCCAGCAAAAGTTGCCTCTCATCCACAGTTTCAGCCTCCTTCCTCTTGTGTCCTTAGCTCAGAAAAGCCAGTGCGAGAGACAGAAGGCATAGCAACCACCCTGAATGAGCCAGACTTTAGCAGGGAAGTCCAAATCCAGACAGACTCTACGGttacagaggagaaaaaaatcagCCCAACAGTCTGCACTATTGAAGAGAAAGTCATGATGGGAATCGAAGAGAATTTGCAGAAATGTCAAGAACAGGAGAAGGTCGCTGCCAGCGAGACCAAACAGAAAACGGGCCCCTCTCTGGCAAACTGGTTCGGCCTCCGTAAGAGCAAACTTCCAGCTCTGGGCGTTAAGAAAGCAGACTCCCCCAAgggaaaagaggagaagaaggagtCGAAGATCGGATCAGTGCTTGGAGGCAAACATATGAAGTCTGACAAGAGGAAGgataagaagaaaaatgataaccagcagagagacagtcagGAAGTGCAGAATCTGTCTGAGATGAACAACAAGCTGAGCTCCATCATGGACCACTGCAACAATCAGATGGGTCAGATTGCCAGTCAGATCCAGTGTACAACAGCCTTTATCGCCAAAGACCAGTTTGTAAAAGAGATTCTTGGCAG GACTGCTGTGAAGGGCAACTGTGTGGCTGCATCGCCACCGGGGATGTCCACACCCAGGAGACACAGCGCAATGAAGGGAGATATGGAGATCTGTCCAGATACTGCT ACCCTTGTAATGACTCAGAAGATCAACCTGAGGGCTGAAAATGAGGAGGGACGCATCCCAGACACAGCTTGTCAAGACCACATGCTAG GCTCTAGCTGTCAGATGAGAACCTTGGACAGCGGGATCGGCACCTTCCCTCTCCCCGATTCCGTCACCCGGGCCAGCGGTCGCCACATCCCCAAATCTGAATCCAGCCCCGATGGGGTGACCGCTTGCTCCTCTGATCTTGATCGGGAGCCTCCCTCTTCTTACCCAGACCCCTCACAACCTAACGTGAAAGTGCCTTCCCTCCCAAAAACCTGCCTGCATGCCCCTGCCAGCATGGGTCACTCCCTGTCGGAGTCCAGTGTAACCTGCTGCAACAACACACAAGACACCCAGAGCCGCCTACCCAAATTAGCAGCATCAG ATGCAATCAGGACAAAGAGGTTAAGTCTTTGTGCTCCCCACAGCAACATCTTCACAGAggacaaaaagaaggaaagtgaGAGGAAGATGAAAGCCCATGACCATGATATGACCGGG GAAAAAGCTCTGCAAGTGTCCACACACTCGGGGAGTAGCAGCGACACCGAGACTGAAGCCGAGGGAACCGGAAGCTCACCCCAAAGGACCCTGATCAGCAGATCTAAGAGGGACTCAG TCAACCAGAATGAGGAGACCTTGAAGCGAAGCAGTATGGAGAAATCCTTGTTGATCATGGACTACTACCAGCATGATACATACTCACATCTGGAAAAGGACAGCAGGAGGATTTCTCAGTACAACCTGTTGCACAAGGAGTCATCCCTGGATGGTAAAGCAAGAGACAGGCTCAGT GAGGAGATTCCCATGGAGAAGATGCCCGTCAGTGCCCAGTCCGACTCTCTCGACTTCTCTTTGGAGTCCCTGAACCACCTgaaccacagcagctccagcagcagcagcctgtacCCAGACACGAGCTTAGGCAGCCGCAGAGTAGACTGCCACGCCGACGCAGGAAAGAGCAGGGAGGACTGCTGCAAGGGGGACGAGCCCTCCTCCTCCAGTATCTCTAGCAAGCCTGGGGCGGATCCGGTGGGCTCCCTCAGCGACTCGCTGTACGACAGCTTCTCCTCCTGCACCAGTCAGGGCTCCAACGAAGTGTAG